In a single window of the Methanolobus psychrophilus R15 genome:
- a CDS encoding NQR2 and RnfD family protein, which translates to MDYTISAPPHIKSKFSFSSINRAKILALIPVSLASVYFFGIPALGIILAAVLAAIATEYGIQRIFKKKVTIMDGHAALIGLMFALLTPPEAPIWIPIFGAFFAIAIGKHIFGGIGSYIFNPVLVSWVFVRSAWGGFMTPVSIPNMGQLSDLVLENGAGLLVDVSPILLLGGVYLVYKKYIEWRVPLVFALTVFFFNQTVAFLSAVAGLIQEGVLNPLMYLSTMFIFLEVTDELSYVMVGVVFFGILFLATDTPTSPVTKNGRLIYGFACGLLVSIYGYFGNYVDGTLYGIFLANAIAAYIETKTLPAMFGHESILERSYRRVMSRIPSSLKFEVVSDE; encoded by the coding sequence ATGGATTACACGATTTCAGCTCCACCACATATAAAATCAAAATTTAGTTTCAGCTCTATCAACAGAGCCAAGATACTGGCCCTTATTCCTGTAAGCCTTGCGTCTGTATACTTCTTCGGTATACCGGCCCTTGGAATTATACTTGCAGCCGTGCTTGCTGCAATTGCAACAGAATACGGCATACAGAGGATATTCAAGAAGAAAGTGACCATAATGGATGGTCATGCAGCACTTATCGGACTTATGTTCGCACTGCTGACCCCACCCGAAGCCCCTATATGGATACCGATCTTTGGAGCTTTCTTTGCCATAGCTATCGGTAAACATATCTTTGGGGGTATTGGCTCATATATATTCAATCCCGTGCTGGTCTCATGGGTATTTGTGAGAAGTGCCTGGGGAGGTTTCATGACCCCTGTATCGATTCCGAATATGGGGCAACTATCTGATCTCGTACTTGAGAATGGTGCAGGTCTGCTTGTGGATGTGTCTCCCATCCTGCTGCTTGGTGGCGTGTATCTTGTATATAAAAAATATATCGAATGGAGAGTGCCTCTTGTTTTTGCCCTTACTGTGTTCTTCTTCAACCAGACGGTAGCTTTCTTATCCGCAGTGGCAGGCCTTATCCAGGAAGGCGTGTTAAACCCGCTGATGTATCTGTCGACAATGTTTATTTTCCTTGAGGTGACCGACGAGCTATCATACGTAATGGTGGGTGTTGTCTTCTTTGGTATCCTTTTCCTTGCCACTGACACTCCAACTTCCCCCGTTACAAAGAACGGCCGCCTTATCTATGGTTTCGCCTGTGGTCTGCTGGTATCTATCTATGGTTACTTCGGGAATTACGTGGATGGGACACTCTACGGAATCTTCCTTGCAAATGCCATAGCAGCATACATCGAGACAAAAACGCTCCCTGCAATGTTCGGCCATGAGTCCATACTTGAGAGGTCCTACAGGCGTGTTATGAGCAGAATTCCTTCGTCCTTGAAATTTGAGGTGGTATCAGATGAGTGA
- a CDS encoding SoxR-reducing system protein RsxE — MNVFSEFIRGITRDNPILGLVLGLCPALAVTTSVENAIGMSAGTTFVLVCSNIFISAMRKQIPSAVRLPIFIIIIATFVSIVRMIMEAYVPSMYAALGVFIPLIVVNCIIIGRAEAYANKNSIFPSFIDALGISAGFLLVLVLIGGIREILGTGQIVTFGYTLLSLPVNPAMTTMILPPGAFLTIGIIMAVVNYQRAKKRAKGG, encoded by the coding sequence ATGAACGTATTTAGTGAATTCATCCGCGGGATTACAAGGGATAACCCTATCCTTGGGCTTGTGTTGGGTCTCTGTCCTGCACTGGCAGTCACAACATCAGTTGAAAATGCAATAGGCATGTCTGCAGGCACGACTTTTGTGCTGGTATGTTCCAACATTTTCATTTCAGCCATGAGAAAGCAGATACCTTCGGCCGTCAGACTTCCCATATTCATTATAATTATAGCCACGTTTGTGTCTATTGTAAGAATGATAATGGAAGCTTATGTCCCCTCCATGTATGCGGCTCTGGGAGTGTTCATTCCTCTTATAGTCGTCAATTGTATCATAATCGGACGTGCAGAGGCATATGCGAACAAGAACAGCATATTCCCTTCTTTCATAGATGCGCTTGGTATCAGTGCAGGTTTCCTTCTTGTACTGGTACTTATCGGCGGGATACGTGAGATTCTGGGAACAGGACAAATAGTTACTTTTGGCTACACGCTGTTGTCACTGCCGGTAAACCCTGCCATGACAACCATGATACTTCCACCAGGTGCATTCCTCACAATCGGTATCATCATGGCTGTAGTTAACTATCAGAGAGCTAAAAAGAGAGCAAAAGGTGGTTAA
- a CDS encoding electron transport complex, RnfABCDGE type, A subunit, translating to MVEKALFAIFLEGVFIKNFLIIQFLGLCSFVGVTKDVKSAAGMSGAVIFVMAMASTASYLLYTYILVPTAMTFLDLISFIVVIAALVQLVEFVVRKNIPSLYRSLGIYLPLITTNCAVLGVVLLNVQSQYNFMQSVVFGIAAGVGYTIVMLMMASIRERSTFVNIPSSIRGLPQAFLIATMLSLAFVNYFWVIPI from the coding sequence ATGGTAGAAAAAGCTTTATTTGCGATATTTCTGGAAGGTGTGTTCATCAAGAACTTCCTGATCATCCAGTTCCTTGGTCTTTGCTCCTTCGTGGGAGTCACCAAAGATGTCAAGAGTGCGGCAGGAATGTCCGGTGCTGTTATCTTCGTCATGGCAATGGCATCTACGGCATCCTATCTGCTCTACACCTATATTCTGGTGCCTACAGCAATGACATTTCTTGATCTGATCAGTTTCATCGTTGTCATTGCGGCGCTTGTCCAGCTTGTGGAATTCGTGGTCAGGAAGAATATCCCTTCTTTGTATCGTTCACTGGGTATCTATCTTCCGCTGATCACAACCAACTGTGCGGTGCTTGGTGTAGTATTGCTGAACGTACAGTCGCAGTATAATTTTATGCAGAGTGTCGTATTTGGTATTGCTGCCGGTGTAGGATATACTATTGTTATGCTGATGATGGCTTCTATCAGGGAACGCTCAACATTCGTGAACATTCCTTCTTCCATCAGGGGGCTTCCTCAGGCATTCCTTATAGCCACAATGCTCTCACTTGCATTTGTTAATTACTTCTGGGTGATACCAATATGA
- a CDS encoding S51 family peptidase — protein sequence MENIMKKLFLSSSFADVAKLFPGFAKDDLKGKRVTFIPTASIPEKVNFYVSAGKKALEKLGLIIDELEITKATSNEISKKIQDNDYIYISGGNTFFLLQELKRTGADKIIAEQINSGKIYIGESAGSMILSPNIEYVKDMDDCKEAPELNDYSALSIVEFYPLPHHTNFPFKKAIEKITTQYDSKLKLIPISNSQVIIVTGTNIKIEHK from the coding sequence ATGGAGAATATTATGAAAAAATTATTTTTATCATCGTCATTTGCAGATGTGGCAAAACTGTTTCCTGGTTTTGCAAAGGATGATTTAAAAGGAAAAAGAGTTACATTTATTCCAACGGCAAGCATACCAGAGAAAGTTAATTTTTATGTTAGTGCAGGTAAAAAAGCGCTTGAAAAATTGGGACTAATAATTGACGAGCTAGAAATCACAAAAGCAACAAGCAATGAAATATCAAAAAAAATACAGGATAATGATTATATCTATATTTCTGGTGGCAACACCTTCTTTTTGCTTCAAGAACTAAAAAGAACGGGTGCTGATAAAATAATAGCGGAACAAATTAATTCGGGGAAAATATATATTGGAGAGTCTGCAGGTTCAATGATCCTTTCTCCGAATATTGAATATGTTAAGGATATGGATGATTGTAAAGAAGCACCTGAACTAAATGATTATTCAGCATTGTCAATAGTGGAATTCTATCCGCTTCCACATCATACAAATTTCCCATTCAAAAAAGCTATAGAGAAAATAACTACACAATATGATTCCAAGCTAAAATTAATTCCTATAAGCAATTCTCAGGTTATAATAGTTACTGGAACTAATATAAAAATTGAGCATAAATAA
- a CDS encoding ferredoxin produces MSTTTTFLIESMAILGGLGLAVGLMLIFASKKFKVETNPLVEEIISVLPGVNCGACGYAGCSDFAERVVNENAPITGCPVGGFDVAKEIGGIMGQEVAEGEKQYPFIKCHGGLNCVDRFEYVGFEDCKAVMMLSDGEKGCSYGCMGRGTCVRACPFDALYIGDDRLPHVNKNLCTSCGLCISSCPNDVLAFAKESEKVHVRCVSHDKGKAVKEVCTVGCIGCKICEKNCPEQAITVTDFLAVIDQDKCTACGICVEKCPQNTIEAR; encoded by the coding sequence ATGAGTACTACCACTACCTTCCTCATCGAGTCGATGGCCATCCTTGGAGGCCTTGGTCTTGCAGTAGGCCTGATGCTTATCTTTGCATCAAAGAAGTTCAAGGTTGAAACCAATCCGCTGGTTGAGGAGATAATAAGTGTCCTTCCAGGTGTCAACTGTGGTGCATGCGGTTACGCAGGATGCAGCGACTTTGCTGAACGCGTGGTCAATGAGAATGCTCCTATCACCGGCTGCCCTGTAGGAGGCTTTGATGTTGCAAAAGAAATAGGCGGAATCATGGGACAGGAAGTCGCTGAAGGTGAGAAACAATATCCTTTCATCAAGTGCCATGGAGGTCTCAACTGCGTTGACCGTTTTGAGTATGTCGGATTTGAGGACTGCAAAGCGGTCATGATGCTATCTGACGGCGAAAAAGGTTGCAGCTATGGATGCATGGGTCGCGGTACATGTGTGCGTGCATGTCCTTTTGATGCACTTTACATCGGAGATGACAGGCTTCCTCATGTGAACAAGAATCTCTGTACAAGCTGCGGACTCTGTATATCCTCATGCCCGAACGATGTTCTGGCATTTGCAAAGGAGTCCGAGAAAGTGCATGTGCGCTGTGTGTCGCATGACAAGGGTAAGGCTGTGAAGGAAGTTTGCACTGTAGGCTGCATAGGCTGTAAGATATGCGAGAAGAACTGTCCCGAGCAGGCTATCACTGTAACTGATTTCCTTGCTGTGATAGATCAGGACAAGTGTACAGCTTGTGGAATATGTGTGGAGAAATGTCCGCAGAATACCATTGAGGCGAGGTGA
- the nosX gene encoding membrane protein, giving the protein MKYKTVAIVMIVAIISILIMNNALFVGTGIREESLSTYTSTRSIMDTTVTVTVLGSNEIKAHESINEAFGRIEYVDGLMNTYDNNSELSLLNRQGYITDTNPDLIYVVDRSRYYSETSHGAFDVSILPLLDLWKSKFSPGGTYTAPTEDEINETLRLVNYSAIVIENNNITLGEDMMLTLGGLAKGYAVDLAVESLIEDGVESGFVNAGGDGRYLGTKEGGIPWKVGLQNPEKIHEAVVVMDIQDMAVATSGNYERYFNESARVSHISDPRTGQPSQGLISATVITASAMDADAFATALFVMGEQEGVEMIEELEGVECLIITEDRRIIRSSGFSQYESE; this is encoded by the coding sequence ATGAAGTATAAAACAGTTGCCATTGTCATGATAGTGGCCATCATATCAATATTAATTATGAATAATGCACTTTTTGTAGGGACAGGCATCCGGGAGGAATCCCTGAGCACCTACACAAGTACCAGAAGTATAATGGATACTACTGTGACTGTCACGGTACTTGGCTCGAATGAGATAAAGGCTCATGAGTCCATCAATGAGGCCTTTGGGCGGATAGAGTACGTAGATGGCCTGATGAACACCTACGACAATAACAGTGAATTGAGCCTGCTGAACCGACAGGGATATATCACAGATACAAATCCGGACCTGATATACGTAGTTGATAGGTCCAGGTACTATTCAGAAACCAGCCATGGAGCCTTTGATGTTTCCATACTCCCATTACTAGACCTCTGGAAAAGTAAATTCAGCCCGGGAGGAACATACACCGCGCCTACAGAGGATGAGATCAACGAGACGCTAAGGCTTGTCAACTATTCAGCCATAGTCATTGAGAACAATAATATCACCCTGGGGGAGGATATGATGCTGACACTCGGAGGATTGGCTAAAGGATACGCTGTTGATCTAGCAGTGGAATCACTTATTGAGGACGGAGTTGAATCCGGGTTTGTTAATGCTGGAGGCGACGGCAGGTATCTGGGGACCAAGGAAGGAGGAATCCCCTGGAAAGTAGGATTGCAGAACCCGGAAAAGATCCACGAAGCTGTTGTAGTCATGGATATACAGGATATGGCAGTTGCCACGAGTGGGAACTATGAGCGCTATTTCAATGAGTCGGCCAGAGTTTCACATATATCAGACCCGCGTACAGGACAGCCTTCACAGGGCCTGATCAGTGCAACCGTCATCACAGCCAGTGCAATGGATGCTGATGCCTTTGCAACAGCATTATTCGTAATGGGCGAGCAAGAAGGTGTGGAAATGATCGAGGAACTGGAAGGAGTGGAATGCCTTATAATTACAGAAGACAGAAGGATAATCCGCTCCAGCGGATTCTCACAATACGAGAGTGAGTGA
- a CDS encoding electron transport complex, RnfABCDGE type, C subunit, whose translation MESKRLKTIPEKVVIPLKQHNGVACKPLVKKGDQVLIGQKIGESVSYYSSDVHSSVCGEVTGIEEAPNPNGNKVLSVVIKTTESEETVAFVPKKNPSQKELITIMQDAGIVEHYGAPTHTVLKPEGKKIDLVLINATASEWIGGKYATPKEYAFQMMDALKLLMKASGAVKGAIIVRKDDEDSIEAFEGVKVDGKALRVAPLLGTRRLGHYFKDQGSNVVVASQERILGRNILNFFTYNVTGRKVALGCNPTDVGVAVCGVKSAKALYDAVHEGKPYYETVISMEGAVNCPELMLVRIGTPFKDIISECTFNGEIGKIIANGVITGIAQYTDEVPVTKGTTRITLLTKEQVLRDESLDCTHCARCVDACPVSLLPTRLHVLAEQGRFDECRQMHIQFCIECGRCSFACPSKIHILQLIRYAKNAIEQAYEDATPKESSNLKLGCCGGE comes from the coding sequence GTGGAAAGTAAAAGATTGAAGACTATACCGGAAAAAGTGGTCATCCCATTAAAGCAGCACAATGGTGTTGCATGCAAGCCTCTTGTAAAGAAAGGCGATCAGGTGCTTATAGGTCAGAAGATAGGGGAATCTGTCTCCTACTATTCCTCTGATGTACACTCCAGTGTATGCGGAGAAGTAACGGGTATTGAAGAAGCCCCCAATCCGAATGGGAACAAGGTCCTGAGTGTAGTAATAAAGACGACCGAATCCGAGGAGACGGTAGCTTTCGTACCCAAAAAGAATCCTTCCCAGAAAGAACTGATAACCATAATGCAGGATGCAGGCATTGTGGAACACTACGGTGCTCCTACACACACAGTGCTTAAACCTGAAGGGAAGAAGATCGACCTTGTGCTTATAAATGCCACAGCTTCCGAGTGGATTGGCGGCAAGTATGCGACTCCCAAGGAATATGCCTTCCAGATGATGGATGCACTGAAACTTCTGATGAAGGCTTCAGGAGCTGTAAAGGGTGCTATTATCGTCAGGAAGGATGATGAGGATTCCATTGAAGCTTTCGAGGGTGTGAAGGTAGATGGCAAAGCCCTGCGGGTAGCGCCACTTCTGGGCACACGTCGTCTTGGTCATTACTTCAAAGACCAAGGCTCAAACGTCGTCGTAGCGTCCCAGGAGCGGATACTTGGCAGGAATATCCTTAATTTCTTCACTTACAACGTGACAGGCCGTAAAGTGGCACTTGGTTGCAACCCTACGGATGTGGGTGTTGCTGTATGCGGTGTCAAATCTGCAAAGGCTCTTTATGATGCTGTCCATGAAGGCAAGCCATATTATGAAACAGTCATAAGCATGGAAGGCGCTGTGAACTGCCCTGAATTAATGCTTGTAAGAATAGGCACGCCTTTCAAGGATATTATCAGTGAGTGCACTTTCAACGGGGAGATTGGCAAGATAATTGCCAACGGAGTTATCACCGGAATAGCACAATATACTGATGAGGTTCCTGTCACCAAGGGAACTACCAGGATCACCCTCCTTACAAAAGAACAGGTCCTTCGTGACGAATCTCTGGATTGTACCCATTGTGCACGATGTGTGGATGCTTGCCCCGTTTCCCTTCTTCCGACCAGGCTCCATGTGCTTGCAGAGCAGGGTCGTTTTGACGAATGCCGCCAGATGCATATCCAGTTCTGTATCGAGTGCGGAAGATGTTCATTTGCCTGCCCTTCAAAGATACACATACTGCAGCTGATCAGGTATGCAAAGAATGCAATAGAGCAAGCCTATGAGGATGCTACACCAAAAGAATCTTCGAACCTGAAGCTTGGATGCTGCGGAGGTGAGTAA
- a CDS encoding 2'-5' RNA ligase, whose amino-acid sequence MRTFVAVDLPEEMHSKLAHVQSKFDGFKFKFVDPALVHITMKFLGEVSEDKINDISKALDEITYAPFEVSLHGLEVFPKPKFAKVIWLGCEGNFEELHKQIETSLSSFDFTADPHGFNAHATLARVKYIPKKKKEDFLHLLAELKDLELGTMQVDAIRLKRSTLTPEGPVYEILHEVRLK is encoded by the coding sequence GTGAGAACTTTTGTTGCGGTGGATCTTCCCGAGGAGATGCACTCAAAACTTGCTCATGTCCAGTCCAAATTTGACGGGTTCAAGTTCAAGTTCGTAGATCCTGCTCTGGTTCATATAACCATGAAGTTTCTGGGTGAAGTGTCAGAAGACAAGATAAATGATATATCAAAAGCCCTTGATGAGATTACATATGCTCCTTTCGAAGTATCTCTTCACGGTCTGGAGGTATTCCCCAAACCGAAGTTCGCAAAGGTCATCTGGCTTGGTTGTGAAGGGAATTTTGAGGAATTGCACAAACAGATCGAAACATCATTGTCATCTTTCGACTTTACAGCTGACCCGCATGGTTTTAACGCACATGCGACGCTGGCAAGAGTAAAATATATTCCTAAAAAGAAAAAAGAGGATTTTCTTCATCTGCTTGCAGAGTTGAAAGATCTTGAACTTGGTACAATGCAGGTGGATGCTATCCGGCTCAAGAGGAGCACACTCACTCCTGAAGGTCCTGTCTATGAAATATTGCACGAGGTCCGCTTAAAGTAG
- a CDS encoding electron transport complex, RnfABCDGE type, G subunit, which yields MSESNKETVIVIGKLVLISVVAALLLAITYIPTQAQLERNIMAAQEAILAELVPGAENFDPVEGPANVDGQSEILYYRALDGSGNIIGYAFFQQQTGYGGPIMVAGAVDASFSTVLGMDVLRHEETPGLGARITTPAFQNQFNDVPLQQLALSRSGGSIDVITGATISSQAVVNALNTKINQVKVAEA from the coding sequence ATGAGTGAATCTAATAAGGAGACTGTCATTGTCATCGGGAAACTCGTCCTTATATCTGTGGTTGCAGCTTTGTTGCTTGCAATTACCTATATACCTACACAGGCACAGTTAGAAAGGAATATAATGGCTGCTCAGGAAGCCATACTTGCAGAGCTTGTTCCCGGGGCAGAGAACTTCGATCCTGTCGAAGGGCCGGCAAATGTTGATGGACAGAGTGAGATCCTTTATTACCGCGCTCTGGACGGGTCAGGCAACATTATAGGTTATGCTTTCTTCCAGCAGCAGACAGGTTACGGTGGACCTATCATGGTAGCAGGGGCCGTTGATGCATCATTCTCCACTGTATTGGGAATGGATGTTCTAAGGCATGAGGAAACCCCTGGTCTTGGTGCAAGGATAACAACACCTGCTTTCCAGAACCAGTTCAATGATGTTCCCCTGCAGCAACTGGCCCTGTCAAGGTCAGGAGGGTCAATTGATGTTATTACCGGAGCTACGATCTCCTCTCAGGCCGTGGTAAATGCATTGAACACGAAAATCAATCAGGTCAAAGTGGCAGAGGCTTAG